The Streptomyces hundungensis genome contains the following window.
CGTGTCAACGCTGTGTTCGGCTCGCTGGTGCCCACGGTCGTTCAACTCCCCATGCGCGGCGCTTAACGCTCTTAATCCTGGCGTGCTTCTCAACGGTACCGCCGTGCGTGGTCGTGCGGTTGCGTAGAGGCAGGAGAGGTCACCAAGGGAGGGAGCCGAGCCGTGGACTGCAACGGCGTCGCTTGCCGGGGCCTACCGGGCCGAGGTGTCCGCCGAGGGGCCGGCGAACGGCCAGACCGTTCGCATAGCGCTGGGATGGGAAATGACTGACGCACAACAACCGCTCCAGGGCGCCGCGTTGGGCCCGGGCTGTGTCATCTGTGCAGCCGCGAGGAAAGCACGGGCGCGGGCCCATGGGACGGGCGATCCCATGGGGGTCCGACAGGCAACAGAGATCATCCGCGAACACCTGTCGGGACACGGGCACGGGCACGGGCACGGGCAAGACGCAAGGAGCGCCGACGTATGACGCTGTGTCTCGCTGATCTCCAAGCCATGGACTTCCGTGCTCGCCGGCCCGGCAACGTGGACCCGGGGACGTGTCCCGCCTGCGCCATGGTCGTCGAGGTGCTGTACGCGGCGGTGGACGAGCACGACCCGCACCTCGTCGACTTCGCCGTGGAACTCGGGGCGCTGCACGCGCTGTTGGGCCACCCCGGGGACCACCGACCGGAGCGAAAGAACTTCCTCTCTCAGACTCTGGGGCATACCTAGCCGAGAGTGAACAACACCCCCGCGCGGCGTCACGATGGCGCGCGGCATGGCCGCTCATGATCCGGGGCGCCCCCGGTAGGCGGTACCAGCGGCAGGTACCCGGGACCGGCCCGGGTCGGGATCGCTCCCGGGTACCTGCTGTGACCCAGACTCCGCCCTTGCCGAGGAACCCACTCACCACGCACTCCCCCCGTAGTGGCTCGAACTCGGCAGGGGCGGACGCCACCCCGCTTCAGTGATGGAGCTGAAGTCGGCCGCAAGCGTAGTGGCCACCCCAACGAGGAGGTACCGCACCATGACAGCAGTACTGCCCGACCTGAAGACGGGCCGCACGCTCGTCTCAGACGAGCTGTTCGACAGCATCGTGCACTTCACCGTGACGCACTTCGGTCAGGACCGGGAGAGGGCCGAGCAGCAGACGGACCAGGCGCTTGCGTTTGCTGCTACCGGTTACACAGCAGAGCGCACCCCACGAACAAGCAGGGTTCCGATGCGGCGCCTACCTACCGCCGGAGCGTCCACCACTTCTGCGGTCACGTCCTCGAATCCGTACTCCTTGAGCATTGCGGCCCAAGTCTCTGGGGGGTAGTCCCACCGCTTCACGACAGCAGGGTCTTCCTCGGCTCCTCGGGGGATGTACGACGCCTGACAGCCGTAGCAGCCTTCAACGGCCGGATGCTGCGACATGGCGAACACCCCGCCAGGGGCGAGCCGACCGTGAACGGCGGGGAGCATCAGCCCGGGATCGGTGAAGTAGGCGGCCCCAAAAACGGAGTAGATGGCATCGAAGGTCACGGGTGAGTCTGCGAGGAAGGCCAGGGCCTCGCCCTGGTACAGCTCCATCCCGCCCACGTCGTGCCAGCGCTCCCGCGCTTTGCCGAGCTGCGCGGGCGACAAGTCCACCCCTACCGCGTGCATCCCCAGAGTTGCCACGTGGGCCAGGTTTCCGCCCGATCCGCACCCCAGGTCGAGCACGCGGCTACCAGGCTCCACGTCAAGCACCTCGGCGCCCGGCCCGTGGTCGGCATGCTGAGTCCAGTTGAACCACGTGGTCTCGCCCCTGGCGTTCGTCGTGCGCCGTTGGGGCTTGCTCTGCGAGTAGGTGTCCCACGCAGCACTACGGGTGTCTGACACTTTGTGCTCTCTCCGGTCTCGTTCACGGCGACAGCCGCCCGACACGTTCGCCGGGCGGCTGGCTCAGGGTGTTACTTGTTCACGGGGCTGTCGGTGCACCCAGCGTGGCACTGCGAGCAGTCCGCCGCGCCCATGCCGGGCCAGAACTCCGCGTCGACCTCGAAGCCGGCGGCTGTGATCGCGGCCGTCGTCGCCTCCATCGCGGCCCTGCCCGCCTCGGGGTCGGCGCCTCCCTCGGTGTCGTCCGGGACGTGGTGGATGTAGTCGACGCCGAGCGCCCGGGAGAACGCGAGGTACGGAACGCTCCGCTTGAGAAAGCGGTGCCAGAACCGATCCACGCGCAGCGAGGGCGTCATCGGCTGGCCGGTGACCGTGCTGGTGGCGAGGAAGGCCACCATCTGGTTCACGCCGCGCTCGCCCATGTCGTCGGTGAGGTCGGGCCAGTCCTTCCGGACGTCCTTGATGAGCAGCGCCCGGAGCTGAGGGCTGATGAGGTTCTGAACTTCGGCCGGGCGTTCGTGGGTGATCGTCACGTCTGTGCCTTCCTGGTCAAGGGACGACCGTGGCCGGTCCCTGCGGATGGTGCGTGATCGTTTCGAGGGCCACCCCTTAACGGTTAAGGGGTGGGGTCTGTGGGTCAGGGACCGACGTGTTCGACAAGGGCCACGTCCTCCTACGGGCACCGGTTCGAGAGTCACCCGCATCGGCAGCTCTACCCGCGCCGCCTGGTAGTCGGTCGGACTTGTCATGCTTGCTCGCCGTCCCCTCGCCGTGCTCCCTGTTGTGCGCCGATGTTCCCTCCCTGGGGCGCGTCGGAGCGACGACGGAACGGGCGTCACCCGGGCGTCACTCGGAGGGGCGTCAATGACGCCTCCAAGGGCGTCAATTGGGTGTCATTGGGTGGCACTTCGGTCTAGCTTTGACGTCATGACGACGACCGCCGTGGTGCCGAATGATGTGCTGCGGGCCGTGCGTATCGGCCTGCGTATGAGCCAAGACGACTTTGCCAAGGCCATCCGCCGGGCAGGGCAAGAACTGGGAGAGCCCAACGAGGCTTCGAAGCGTCTGGTACAGCGCTGGGAGTCGGGGACGAGTAAGACGCCCCGGGGTGTGTACTCCAGGGCGTTAGAGCGGGTCACGGGCCGTCCGGTGGAGGCCCTGGGTTTCACGCTGCCGGTACCGATGGCCAGAGTCCACACAGACGGCAAAGGAGGGCATGACATGGACGCAGGAACGGGCGGGGTCACCTCCGCCGCTGTAGCCGCGCAGACGGCCGTACAGGCGGCTGACGAGACGTTCTCGGGGGTGTGGTTCAGCCGGTACGAGTTCTACTCGTCCAGCCGGGGCGAGACGTACGAGGGCAGGCACTACATCGTGATCGTCCAGCACGGGAACCGGCTGACCGCTCAGAGCCTGCCCGGGGCGAGCAGCAACCCGGACAGCCCGCTCACGCTGGATCTGACCGTTGACCGCAACGTGGTCACGGGGTCGTGGGTCGAGCAGACCGCGTCGGATGGCTACTACAACGGCGCCCGGTACCACGGAGCCATTCAGCTCCTGGTCGAGCCGACCGGCCGACGGATGGCCGGGAAGTGGGTCGGGTTCGGGAAGGATTTCGACGTGAACACCGGGCCGTGGGAACTGCGGCTTGTCGACCGGTCCACGAGCAAGGCGACGTTGGAGCGGTACAGCAGCCCGCCTGAGTGAGGCGCCGCCTGCCCCTGCCCCGTCCGTGCGTTTCCGCGGCGCATGGGCGGGGCTTCCTACTGCTCTGAACTGGGCACTTTCCAAGGTGCCAGGGTGTAGGGTCCACCGGCTGGCGGTCGTAGTGGAACTCGCCGTCGTAGTCGTCCTCCAGGATCAGCCCGCCCGTGGCGCGCGCCCAGTCGACGGCCGCCGCGCGCCGGCCGGGCAGCAGCGGGAGCCCGATCGGGAACTGGGGCGCGGGCGTCATGAGCACCGCCCCCACCCCCTTGTCGCTCCCCAACTCGTCGGCGCGGGTGCCCTGTTCGTCGAAGGAGAGCGGCGTGGTGCGCAGCCCCGCGAACCCCGGGAGAGGAGTGGTCGTGCCCGGTGAGAATAGGACCGCCGAGGGCCCACGACGGCATAGGCGGGGAAGAATGACTAGCGCACAACCGCCGCTCCAGGGCGCGGTGTTGGGCCCGGACTGTGCCATCTGTGCAGCCGCGAGGAGTGCACGAGCTCGGGCTCATGGGACGGGCGATCCCGTGGGGGTGCAACAGGCAACAGAGATCATCCCTGAACACCTGTCAAGACATGGGCAGGGGCACGGGCACGGGCAGGGACGCGGGCACGGGCAGGGACGTGGACAAGGCGCAAGGAGCGCCGACGTATGACGCTGTGTCTCGCTGATCTCCAAGCCATGGACTTCAGTACTCGACGGTCCGACAACGTGGACCCGGGGACGTGTCCCGCCTGCGCCATGGTCGTCGAGGTGCTGTACGCGGCGGTGGACGAGCACGACCCGCACCTCGTCGACTTCGCCGTGGAACTCGGGGCGCTGCACGCGCTGTTGGGCCACCCCGGGGACCACCGACCGGAGCGAAAGAACTTCCTCTCTCAGACCCTGGGGCGCACCTGGTCGAGAGAGCACCACCCCCGCGACCCATCGTCCCGCGCGGCGGCTCGGACTCGACAGGGGTGGGCATAACCGCCGACATGTAATCGCGTGTCGGTTCGCTGATAAGTGGAGGTACGGAAATGCGCGCATGGTGGCTCACGATGATGGACGGCAACCCCCAGGACGACAGCGACAGCGGTAACAAGCACGGCGGGGGCGGCTCCGAGGAGGGCGGCAACACGAACGACGGCCAGCGTCCGGCTGACGGTAAGTGAGTCCGCGCCGATGATTGACCGCGTAGAGGAGGCGGGCCCTTCGGGGCTCGCCTCTGCGCTCATGAAAAAGGGAGCACTCACAAGCGATTGGTTGCCCGCATTCCATGCGGTGCCCCGGCATCTGTTCCTCCCGGATGCGATCTGGCCCGGCCGCGCCGGCATGAATCGCCAGACCGACCGCGTGCTCCGCAGCGAGGAACCCGAGGTTTGGTGGTCGGCGGTTTACCGCGATGCGCCGATCACGACGCAATGGGATGACGGCGCGCACACCGGCCCCGGAAAGGGCAAGGTTCCGTCTTCCTCCAACTCGATGCCGACCATGGTCTTCTCGATGCTCGATGCACTGAACGTCGGGACAGGACACAAGGTGTTGGAGATCGGCACCGGCACCGGCTGGAATGCCGCGCTGCTCTCCCATCGGGTCGGCGCTGAGAACGTCGTCACGGTGGAAGTGGACGAAGCCAGCGCGAGAGATGCGCGGGGTCGTCTGAAAGCGGCCGGATTCGAGCCGCTCACCGTCGTCGGCGACGGGGCCGATGGATACGCCGAGGGTGCCCCGTACGACCGCGTGATCGCCACCTGCTCCATCGGCAGCGTGCCCCGGCAATGGGTCGCGCAGACGAAACCGGGCGGGCTCATCGTTGCACCCTGGGGGCCGACCTACGGCGGGGAAGCGGTGGCGCGTCTCGCTGTGGCCGAGGACGGGACGGCTACCGGGTGGTTCCTCGGGTCGTCTGCGTTCATGCGGCTACGCGCACAGCGCACCGAACGGAAGCACGTCCGCGCATACCTCAAGGGCCGGAAGTGGCCGGCGGACGGACGGCAGAGCATGACCAGCGTCTCCCCGGATTCGGTGGGGGACTGGCCGGTCATGTTCGCCATCGGGGTGCAGGTGCCCGACGCATTCCCGTGGGCCGAGACGTACGACGACGGCTCTTACACGCTGTGGCTGCGGGACACGGCTGTTACGTCGTGGGCAACAGTCGACTTCGTGCCCCGCCGCAAGGAATTCGAGGTCTACCAGTCGGGGCCTCGTGATCTCTGGGACGAGGTGGTCGCGGCGTACCTCTGGTGGGACGAGCAGGGACGGCCCGGGTTCGAGCGGTTCGGCCTGACCGTGGACGGCGACGGCGAGCGGGCGTGGCTCGACCGTCCGGACAACCCCGTCCCGGTCGTCGCGGAACCCTGACAGCCTCTCGCCGGCCCCAAGGGCGGGCCCGGAACGACGACCCTCTACGCCTGCCCGGGCCTGCTCATAGCTCCCCTACAGGGAAGCCCCCTTCGCGAGCCCCCGGTCCGGGCTTCCTCACGCCCCCACCGCCGCCAGCACCCGCAGCAACGCGTCCAGCGTGCCCGGCCACGCCGAGTCGGAGGGTGTGCCGTAGCCGACGACGAGGCCGTTCCACTCCGCGGCGTTCGCGTCGGGGTGGCGGAACGCCCCGAGGCCCTGGATGGCGAGGCCCTGCCACGCGGCTGCTTGGACCACTCTGCGTTCATCGACACCCGGCGGCAGACTCAGCACGACGTGAAGTCCCGCCGCGAGCCCGGTCACTCCGATGTCGGGCGCGTGCTCGGCCAGCGCCGCGACCAGTTCGTCCCGCCGGCGCCGGTAGTGCAGCCGCATGCCGCGAACATGGCGGTCGTAGGCGCCGGAGTCGATGAACTCGGCGAGCGTGAGCTGGTCCAGCACCCCGCACGAGTCGCCGTGGCCCTTCGCCTCCGCCACGCTTCCGACGAGCGATTCGGGCAACACCATCCAGCCCAGCCGTAGACCGGGCGCCAGCGACTTGCTGGCCGTACCCATGTAGACGACCCGATCGGGGTCGAGTCCTTGCAGCGCGCCGACCGGCTGGCGGTCGTAGCGGAACTCGCCGTCGTAGTCGTCCTCCAGGATCAGTCCGCCGGTGGCGCGCGCCCAGTCGACGGCCGCCGCGCGCCGGTCGGGCAGCAGCGGGAGCCCGATCGGGAACTGGTGCGCCGGTGTCATGAGCACCGCCCCCACCCCTCTGTCGTTCCCCAACTCGTCGGCGCGGGTGCCCTGTTCGTCGATCGAGAGCGGCGTGGTGCGCAGCCCCGCGTCGCTGAGCAGCTTCCAGTGGAAGTCGAGTCCGTACGCCTCGACCGCCACCTGCCGGGCCCGGCGCGCCCGCAGCACCTGGCCCATCAGCATCAGGCCGTGCACGAAGCCGGAGCAGACGACGATGCGCTCCGGTGAGGCGTACACGCCGCGTGAGCGGGCCAGATAGTCCGCGAGGACCGTGCGCAGTTCGACGCGGCCGCGCGGATCGCCGAAGCCGAACGCCTCATGCGGGGCCGCCGCGAGCGCCCGGCGGGCCGCCTTGAGCCACTCGGCGCGCGGGAAGCG
Protein-coding sequences here:
- a CDS encoding class I SAM-dependent methyltransferase, whose product is MSDTRSAAWDTYSQSKPQRRTTNARGETTWFNWTQHADHGPGAEVLDVEPGSRVLDLGCGSGGNLAHVATLGMHAVGVDLSPAQLGKARERWHDVGGMELYQGEALAFLADSPVTFDAIYSVFGAAYFTDPGLMLPAVHGRLAPGGVFAMSQHPAVEGCYGCQASYIPRGAEEDPAVVKRWDYPPETWAAMLKEYGFEDVTAEVVDAPAVGRRRIGTLLVRGVRSAV
- a CDS encoding methyltransferase domain-containing protein; amino-acid sequence: MIDRVEEAGPSGLASALMKKGALTSDWLPAFHAVPRHLFLPDAIWPGRAGMNRQTDRVLRSEEPEVWWSAVYRDAPITTQWDDGAHTGPGKGKVPSSSNSMPTMVFSMLDALNVGTGHKVLEIGTGTGWNAALLSHRVGAENVVTVEVDEASARDARGRLKAAGFEPLTVVGDGADGYAEGAPYDRVIATCSIGSVPRQWVAQTKPGGLIVAPWGPTYGGEAVARLAVAEDGTATGWFLGSSAFMRLRAQRTERKHVRAYLKGRKWPADGRQSMTSVSPDSVGDWPVMFAIGVQVPDAFPWAETYDDGSYTLWLRDTAVTSWATVDFVPRRKEFEVYQSGPRDLWDEVVAAYLWWDEQGRPGFERFGLTVDGDGERAWLDRPDNPVPVVAEP
- a CDS encoding helix-turn-helix domain-containing protein; the protein is MTTTAVVPNDVLRAVRIGLRMSQDDFAKAIRRAGQELGEPNEASKRLVQRWESGTSKTPRGVYSRALERVTGRPVEALGFTLPVPMARVHTDGKGGHDMDAGTGGVTSAAVAAQTAVQAADETFSGVWFSRYEFYSSSRGETYEGRHYIVIVQHGNRLTAQSLPGASSNPDSPLTLDLTVDRNVVTGSWVEQTASDGYYNGARYHGAIQLLVEPTGRRMAGKWVGFGKDFDVNTGPWELRLVDRSTSKATLERYSSPPE
- a CDS encoding PLP-dependent aminotransferase family protein, translating into MVKSWATSAETLGVDLHLDLKGAGLRSGLMDALREAVRGGRLTPGTRLPSSRTLAADLGIARNTVADAYAELVAEGWLTARQGSGTRVAQRAAARPDRGRVHRLPTRRKPTYSLMAGSPDLARFPRAEWLKAARRALAAAPHEAFGFGDPRGRVELRTVLADYLARSRGVYASPERIVVCSGFVHGLMLMGQVLRARRARQVAVEAYGLDFHWKLLSDAGLRTTPLSIDEQGTRADELGNDRGVGAVLMTPAHQFPIGLPLLPDRRAAAVDWARATGGLILEDDYDGEFRYDRQPVGALQGLDPDRVVYMGTASKSLAPGLRLGWMVLPESLVGSVAEAKGHGDSCGVLDQLTLAEFIDSGAYDRHVRGMRLHYRRRRDELVAALAEHAPDIGVTGLAAGLHVVLSLPPGVDERRVVQAAAWQGLAIQGLGAFRHPDANAAEWNGLVVGYGTPSDSAWPGTLDALLRVLAAVGA